The window GCCAGAGGCGCGGACTTCCAGAAGGATGCGCCCGGCGCATTCGGCAAGGTGGGCGGCGAGTTCGGCGTCGGTCATAGGTGTGGCACTCACTTCAGCGGAAGGATCTGGCCGATGATGTAATCGGCGGCTTCTTCGGGCGTCATTTCCACCGTGTTGACGGTGATTTCCGGCTTTTGCGGAGGCTCATACGGGCTGTCGATCCCGGTGAAGTTCTTCAGCTCTCCGGCGCGCGCCTTTTTGTATAGGCCCTTTACGTCCCGCTCTTCGGCAACTTCCAGCGGAGTGTCGACGAAGATCTCGATGAACTCGTGATCCTCCAGCATGTCGCGCACCATTTGCCGTTCCGCGCGGAAGGGCGAGATGAAGGCGGTGAGCACGATCAGGCCCGCATCGGTCATCAGCTTCGCCACTTCGCCGATGCGGCGGATGTTCTCGATCCGGTCGGCCTCGGTAAAGCCCAAATCCTTGTTCAGGCCGTGGCGGACATTGTCGCCGTCGAGCAGGAAGGTGTGGCGGTTCATCAGCGCCAGCTTCTTCTCGACTTCATTGGCGATGGTCGACTTGCCGCTTCCCGAAAGCCCGGTGAACCAGAGCACGCGCGGCGTCTGGTTCTTCATGCCCGCATGATGCTCGCGGCTGATGTCGGTCGCCTGCCAATGCACGTTCTGGCTGCGCCGCAGGCTGAAGTTGAGCATGCCCGCACCAACGGTCGCATTGGTGATCTTGTCGATCAGGATGAAGCCGCCCAGCGTACGGCTGTCGGCATAGGGCTCGAACACGATGTTCTTGTCGGCATAGACTTCCGCCACGCCGATATCGTTGAGGCTGAGCGTCTTTGCCGCCATGTGATCCATCGTGTTGACGTCCACACGATACTTGGGCTGCTGCACCGTGGCTGAAACTGTCTGCGTGCCGATCTTCAGCCAATAGCTGCGCCCGACATGCAGGTCTTCATCGTTAAGCCACACTAGCGTCGCTTCGAACTGGTCGGCTGTTTCGGGTGGATTGTCCGCCACGCACAGCACGTCGCCACGCGAACAGTCGATCTCGTCTTCCAGCGTGATGGTGACCGACTGGCCGGCCACGGCCTCGTCCAGCTCGCCATCATAAGTGACGATCGATTTTACGGTGCAGGTCTTGCCCGATGGTAGCGCGCGCACCGCATCGCCCGGCTTGACGGAGCCCGTGGCGATCAGGCCAGAGAACCCGCGGAAGTCGAGATTGGGGCGATTGACCCACTGCACCGGCATGCGGAAAGGCTTTTCCGCCGCCACTTCCGACAGGACTTCGACGCTTTCGAGGTGGTCGACAAGGCTCGGCCCGTCGTACCACGGCGTCTTGTCGCTCGGCGCCGAGGTGATGTTGTCGCCCTTGAAGCCCGAAATGGGCAGCGCGGTGAAACTCTCGATGCCGATTTCCTCGGCAAAGGCGCGATAGTCGGCCACGATGTCGTCGAAGACCTGCTGGTCGTAATCGACCAGGTCCATCTTGTTCACCGCCAGCACGATGTTGCGGATGCCGATCCGGTGGCAGAGGTAGCTGTGCCGCCGCGTCTGAACGAGCACGCCCTTGCGCGCATCGACGAGGATGACCGCAAGGTCGGCGGTGGAGGCGCCGGTCACCATGTTGCGCGTATACTGTTCGTGCCCCGGGCAATCGGCGACGATGAACTTGCGCTTTTCGGTGTTGAAGAAGCGATAGGCGACATCGATGGTGATGCCCTGCTCGCGCTCTGCGGCGAGGCCATCCACCAACAGCGCAAAGTCGATCTCCTGCCCCTGCGTGCCGACCTTCTTGCTGTCGTTGCTCAACGCTTCGAGCTGGTCCTCGAAGATCATCTTGCTGTCGTAGAGCAGGCGGCCGATCAGCGTCGACTTGCCGTCATCCACGCTGCCGCATGTGATGAAGCGCAGCATGGTCTTGTGCTGGTGCGTGTCGAGATAGGCGTCGATATCCTCGGCGATGAGGGCGTCGGTTTGGTAGATCGTGTCTTGCGACATCAGAAATAGCCCTCCTGCTTCTTCTTCTCCATGCCGGCACCGCCCGCATCCTTGTCGATCACGCGGCCCTGCCTTTCGCTGGTGGTGGTGAGCAGCGTTTCCTGAATGACTTCGCTGAGCGTCGAGGCTTCGCTTTCGACTGCGCCCGTCAGCGGAAAACAGCCGAGCGTGCGAAAGCGCACGGACCGGGTGGTGATCTCGGGGCGCTTACCCATGACCTTCTCAAGACGCTCGATATCGTCGGCCATGAACAGGCCGCCTTCATATTCGAAAGTCGGGCGCGGCGCGCTGAAATAGAGCGGTACGATCTCGATATTCTCGAGCTGGATATACTGCCATACATCGAGCTCGGTCCAGTTGGAGATCGGGAAGACGCGGATGCTTTCGCCCTTGCGCTTCTTCGCGTTGTAGAGGTTCCACAGCTCCGGCCGCTGGTTCTTCGGGTCCCAGCCGTGGCTCGCGGTGCGGAAAGAAAAGATGCGCTCCTTCGCGCGGCTCTTTTCCTCGTCGCGGCGGGCACCGCCAAAGGCCGCGTCGAAACCATGCATGGTCAGCGCCTGCTTCAGCCCCTCGGTCTTCCACATGTCGGTGTGCAGCGGGCCGTGATCGAACGGGTTGATGCCGCGTTCCTGTGCCTCGGGGTTCTGGTGCACGATCAGCTCCATGCCCGCTTCTTCGGCAGACCGCTTGCGCAGATCGTACATATCCTTGAACTTCCAGGTCGTATCGACGTGGAGCAGCGGGAAAGGCGGCGGCGAAGGGTAGAAGGCCTTCTTCGCCAGATGCAGCATCACGGCAGAATCCTTGCCGATCGAATACATCATCACTGGCTTGTCGGCTTCGGCAGCGACTTCGCGGATGATGTGAATGGCCTCTGCCTCGAGGCGCTGGAGATGGGTGAGCGGTGCAGTCATGGCGCGGGATGTAGCAAGCTCGCGACAATGTGGACCTCCCAAATGGGAGGTGGTATGACGCGTGCATGCGTATTCCCAATCTGGGCGAGATAGAACTGCTTGTGCCGCTGCATGATGGCATGTTCGAGCAACCGATGTGGCAGACCTTCCTCTCGCGGCTGCAGTCGGCCGCGAATGCAGAGGGAGCGGCGATCATCCTGCAGTCGGGCGGCGATGTGGTGCGGCTCTCAGCCGGCGAGGTGGAGGAGGCAAACGACCTCTCCGAGCTTCGTCCCGGGAGGCCCTATGCGCCCGAGGAACTGGGCGCTCAGCAACATGCGATCCGGCTCACTGGCGAAGGAGGATTGGTGGCAACGCTGGTGGTGCAGCGCGGTGAGGGGGGCACTTCATCGCTGCTTGCGGCGCTGGCCCCGCATTTTGGCGCTGCCCTGCGCGTGCTCTCCGGTCTGGAGCGCGAGCGCGCCCGATCCGCCATGAGCGCGCAGGCCTTTGCCCGGCTCGATTTCGGTTGGATCAGCCTCGATGCGAAGGGGCGCATTGTTGACAGCGACCAGCAGGCCGAGCGGTTGCTGCGCGAAAGTGGGCTATTGGCGCGCGGCGCCTATGACAGGCTCGTCCCCTCCGACCCGGCAGTGGACCGCCAGCTCACTGGGCTGGTGAAGGCCTTTGCCGCGAACCCCAGGGCTCGACCTCGCGCAATCAATCTGAGCCACGATCCGTGGATCGACATTCTGGTATCCCCCCTGCGCCTCGCCGCACTGGCGGGGGGCAAGGATGCCGTAGCCGTGGTTTACCTGCGCGGTGACCGATCTTCCTCCGAAACGCGCGCCGAACAGCTAGTCGACCTCTTCAACCTGACGCCGAGCGAGGCGCGCATGGCGTGGTCCATGGCGCAGGGCCTTTCGATTGCCGAGGCGGCGGAAGAGCACGGCCTGACCATCGAGACCGCGCGCAATTACTCGAAGAAAATCTATGCCAAGACTGGCGCGCGCGGGCAGGTCGACCTTGTTCGCCACGTGCTCACCGGAGTGCTTGCGTTGGCGTGATCTGGCCCTTGCATAGTTTCATCTGAAATGAGAAGCGCAGGCCCAAGGAGAGAATCGCCATGAAAATCGCATTTATCGGTCTTGGAAACATGGGCGGCGGCATGGCCGCGAACCTGGCGAAGGCGGGGCACGATGTGCGCGCTTTCGACCTTAGCGGGGCGGCGCTCGCGGCGGCAAAGGAAAAGGGCTGCGAGACTTTCACATCGGCCAGCGAGGCATGCAAAGGCGTGGATGCCGTGGTCTCCATGCTGCCCAATGGCGAGATCGTGAAAGCAGTCTACACCAGCGACGTGATCGGCCACGCACCGGAAGGTGCAGTGCTGATAGATTGCTCCACCATCGACGTTGCGACCGCGCGCGAAGTGGCCGATGCCGCTTCCGCCGCTGGTTATCCCATGGTCGATGCGCCGGTATCGGGCGGGATCGCGGCAGCCGATGCGGGCACGCTGACTTTCATGGTTGGGGGCAGCGAAGAAGGGTTCAGGGGCGCTGAAGAAGTGCTGAAAGACATGGGCAAGGCGGTGATCCACGCCGGAGATGCGGGTAACGGTCAGGCGGCAAAAATCTGCAACAACATGCTGCTCGCCGTCCAGATGATCGGCACGGCAGAAGCCTTTGCCATGGCGCAAAGGCTCGGCCTGGATCCGCAGACCTTTTACGACATTTCCAGCGTCAGTTCGGGCCAGTGCTGGTCCATGACGAGCTATTGCCCGGTCCCGGGTGTCGGTCCGAAGTCGCCTTCGGATAATGATTATCAGGGCGGGTTCGCGACAGGCCTGATGCTGAAGGATCTGAAGCTCGCCATGGAAGCTGCCGAGACTGCGGGCATGAACACCCGCATCGGTGCCAAGGCGAAAGAGCTTTACGAAGCGTTCGACGCAGAGGGCAACGGCGCGCGGGATTTCAGCGCGATCATCACCGAATACGACTGATGCGGGGTCGGGGGGCGGCTTAACGCACCACCGGTATCGTGCCATCCCCGACCACGGCGAAAGCGGCCCAGTAAAACGGGTGCGATGTCTGCGCCTCGTCCATCAGACCGAGCTGCGCGCGGCGTAAGGCCTCGCCGGTCGTATCGCCCGGCGCTGCGGAGAATACGCCCGTCACCAGTCGCTGGGTCGCGTTGAAATCGTCTGGCACCGGCCAGTGGCTGGCCATCACCGTGCGTCCGCCAGCGCCCACAAAGGCACGGACAAGACCGTCCAGCGCGAAATCGCCAGCACCGCTGATACCGGCTTCGCGGCTCGCCACCAGACCGCCTTCACTTGCCGTATTGCAGGCCGAAAGGATGACCAGGTCGGCGTCGATCTGCAGGTCGAAGATTTCTGAAAAGCTCAGCAATCCGTCCGAATTCTCACCGCCGAAGCTGGTTAGCAATGCGGGGCGCGGCGGGCATTCCGACGCGGGGGCCGTCACCAGACCGTGCGTGGCGAAATGCAGGATGCGATATTCGTCGAGCTGGTCCATGCCCAGCAGCGCACTGTCATTGAACGCCGCATCGGTTAGCAATCGCGCCTCGGCGCCATTGGCTTGCAAGGCATCTTGCGCAGCACGCAGCTCGGTCGCTGCAATCGGGTCGTTCCAGGCCGACGCGCCCCAGCGGCACCGATCGCTGACCATGCCGAGCGAACCCCTTGCAAGCGCTGGCAACGGCGATGCCCCAAGCGGCTGGTTTTGCCCAAGACCCAGGTAATCGAGCCGAGCGTCCGAAGCTCTCGCCGCGCGCACGTCTCGGAAGGAGCTTGGCGAAACCGATGTGGTGATGGGCATGTCGCGGCCCATCCATGCGGTGCCGCGATAGTCGAATTCGTCCCCTCCATTCGCCATCCGCGCGCCATGGGCGGCCACGCTGGCGTCATCGGTGACGAGGAGATTGACCGGCAACCGCAGCATCGCGCCGTCAGGCTCAAAAACGAGGTGCCGCGCATCGTTCAGATCGCTCGCCACTGGACCGAACAGCTGGGCATGCAGCGTGCGCGCGGTTTGGATCTCGAAGGGATACGTGATGGTCTGGCCGGCCAGGTCGACCGCGATGGAGTCCCGCAGCGTATCGACCATGCTGCCGATTTCATCACTGTCGGCGTCAATGCGGAAGGCGCGAGCCATGTCGGCTTCGGCATAGATGGCGTAGCTCGCCTCATCGAGCATCACCAGCTTGTAATAGGCTTCACCCGGTTGCAGCGTCGCCTGCAGGCTTGCCAGATCCATGCGGCTGTCTTCGACTACGCGGTAGCGCGGATATTCTGCCAATTGCTGCTGCATTTCCAACTGGCGAATTTGCAGAGTGTCCAGCTGCTGGCGCAAGTCTCCGATTTGCGAATCCGGCGCTGCACCCTCGACATTCGCGTCCAGCTCGGCCTGGGCGATGCGGACACGCAGCTGCTCGATCCCGCGCGAGACGTTGAGCGACTGGCGGAATAGCTGCGCTGCCTCGTCACTGCCAGCAGACAGTTCGCGCGCCAGCACCGCCTGCGTCTGCGCAAGGCCGGGGCGTAACATCAGCTGGCTCGCAGCGAACATCTCCTCTGCAACGCCTTGCCCATCGCGCTCTGCAAGCAGCGCAAAATAGGGCGCGAGCAATTGTCGCAGGCTTGCGGCAGGCTTGCTGTCGGCGGATTGGACGAGCGTGCGATAGACGGACAGGGCCTGTTCCTCACGTCCGTTGCGCGCCAGAAAACCGGCATATTGCGCCTGCGCGCTGACGAGTGCGGGTGAGCCGGGATAGAAGGATTCGAGTAGCGCGATGGCCTGCTGGTGGAGCGCTTCTGCGCCGCCGAGATCACCTGCGCGTTCATCGATTTCGGCGATTTCGCCCAGCACTTGCGCGCGCAGCCATAGAACCGTCACCACCCGTCCATCGCGCACGGTGAGCAATTGCTCGCGCGCCTGAACCAGCGCGGCGCGTGCATCCTGCGGGCGGCCCTGTGCCCTCAATGCAGTCGCGCGGATCTGCAGCGCCTGCGCATCGAGCAATTGGGCGTGTTCAAGCTCCGTCAGAGCGCCCGTCGCTCCGCTAATGGCATTGCCGTTTTCCGCGGCGAGGCGCTCTGCCAGTGGTATGGAGAGTTCCATCCGTGACAGCGCATCGAGGTCCGCTGCATCTCCGGGCAGGGGAACGTCGAGCGTCATGATCGCTTCTGCCGGACGTTCGCGATTGAGCGCGTCCAGCGCTTCAAAATTGCGCGCCATGCGGGTGAGGATCGGGTCTTCTCCGATCAACGATCGGATATCGATAAAGAGGAGCGCGGCTTCGAGATAATTGCCCAAATTGCTTTGTTGCAGCGCCGTGTTGAGCAGCGCTTCGGTGGCTTCTTCCCCTTCAAGCCCGTCTGCCGATGCGGAAAAAAACTCGGCGGCCTCTGCATAATTGCCCGCATTGGCGCGGCGATAGGCCTCTTCCAACGCGCTGTCCGGGCCGATGGCTTCGGCCTGCGCGCGGGCAAAAGCGCTGGCATCCGCGGCGAGCGTCAGCGGAATTTCAACGGTGCCCGCAATTTCGCGATCGCTTGCCAGCGTGGCCATGCCGAGCCGCAAGGCGTCCTGATAAATGGATATGCCCTCCGCCACATATGTGTAGCCATTGGCGCTGCCGACAATCAGCAGGCGGTTGAGTTCGTTTCCTTCCTCCCGGCAAGCAAAGGCGCGCGCGCTTTCGATGCCCTGGGGCAGATTTGAAAGCTCGCCCTCCCGGCAGGTCCTGCCATCATCGGAAAGCGCAGAGAGAGCGGCTTCTGGACCGGTTGAAGGGAGCACAGCCAGGCTGCCAACGGCGATGGATGCATCTTGGCAAATTACCGCATAGCGGCGGTAGAACAGGCCATCCTGCGCTGTCGGGGACTGGATCTGCATTTCGCACAATCCGTCCGATCCGATAGGCACGCTGTCGCGCAGCGATACCGGCACTTCCTGCGCGCTGGCCGGAAGGGCGAGGACGAGTCCGGCGAGACCCGCAAGCGCGAGCATCAGCCGCCCTGTGAGAGACCGTGACTGCTGCGCCATCATTCGTCTCCCTCATCATCGTCAGCCGATCCGCTGAGCGCGTGAAGCGCGCTGTCCGAACCGCTTGTCACGGGTTCGCGCACCAGTTCGTCTTCGCTGATGAGCGGGGCATCCATCAGGCCCGGGAAGTCAAAGCCGAACCCGAAATCGAACGCCGTTCCTTCATCGATGACGAACTTGGGTGCGAGTGGTTGTTCGATCAGGATCTGGTTGGGAACCGGAACCTCGATCTCCTCTTCCACCGGGTCTTCCGGACAGGTCGAGGTGACGATGATGCAATTGTTGAACGTGGCATCGGGCGTGTAGGTGCCCACTCGATCGGTCGCGAATTCGACCACGAAGAAGAAATCATTATTGGTCAGCTGGCCGGTACCATCGTCCTGCGTACCAAAGGCGATTACTCGAAGCTGGCCGGGGAAGGCGGACGCTTGGGTGATCAGTAACCCGCCAGGACCAACTTCGATGCCGCCATAGATGCCGTTTGCTCCGGTGTTCTGCCCGTAAACAAGGCCAAGCGCGTTGATCTCGACACGGTCGGCCGAGATATAGCTCGATGCCTCGGCAGCGCCGCCATCATCGAGCAGCGCTTCTACCACCGCAGCGCTCGCGGGATCAGCGAGGATGTCGGCGATCAGATCGGCATCTGCGGCGATGAAATCGGTGGCGGAAATCTGCAGCGTGCCGGCCAGCGCGGACCCGCTATCGAGGCGGATGCTGCCTGTCGGCAGGGTCAGGAACAAAGTCCCTTCCGCCCCAATGGAAAGCGTGTCTCCGGACCCTGTCGAGGTGTAATTGAACGCGCCGAAAATATCGAGCGATCCGTCCACGAAGAGGTCGATGCTTGCAAAGCGCTGATCGCCGCTGCCAAGCAGGGTCAGATCATCGATCACCGCATCGACATCGGTGCCGCCGACATTGGGCAAGAAAATCGAAAGGCTGGTCGCATCTATCGCGGCCGCCTCGTCCGCTAGCAGCGAATAGCCGCTGCCAGCGCTGGTGCCACCAAGCACGGCCTGCGCGTCGACATTGGTCGAAGTCAGCGCAACTGCATCGCCGCCGAACAGAGTATCGGCGCCGACTTCGATGTCATGGGATGTAAGAAGGGTGTTCAGCGCGGCGATATTGCGCGCTGCGCCGTCATCGCCATCCAGTGTGATCGTCCCGCCTGCGGTGACATCGAAAGTGGCGGTCAGGTTCGCGCTGTCCGGCCCGCCGATGATCGTGCCGCCGGTGAGATATTGCAGCAGGATATCGCCCGTCACATCTGCGGAGAGCGTATCGAGCACATTGAGCGCGCCGCCATCGGCGAGGATCTGAGCCTGCGGGCCGGGATCGCTGCCTAGCGCCGAAATCGTCAGCGTGTCTGCGGTGACGCTGCCAGTGTTGCGGAACAGCGCAAGTCCCGGCGTCCCGGTTCCTACGCCAAGCGCATCTGTGTCGAGCAGGATATCGCCGATAGTGATCGGCCCCAGATCATTGTCGAACTCTGCCGAGCCGGAATTGGCAATTGCTCCCGCGCCCGCTTCGGCATTGGATATCAGCGAGAGAACGACGAGGTCGACCTGGCTCGTGCTGCCGAGGCTGAAGAACCGGGCGAGGGCGGAAGTTGCATCGCCATTTGCCGCCGTGCCCGTTCCGCCCAGCGCGCTCGATCGCACGGTGACGTTGCCGCCGGAAAGCGTGCTGTCGCCATTGGATAGCAGCGCGTCTCCGCTGGTAGCACTGCCGCCGTCCACCCCGTCACCGCCAACTGCTTCCGAAGCAAGCAGCGTATTCGTGCCAAGGTCGATATCGGAGAAGCCTGCCTGCAAGGTCACTGCCCCACCGCTTGCGTTACCGCCTGTCCCGGTCGCGGTGCTGCCGCCAGTTGCCGTGCTTACCGCGTCGATCGCGATGTCGAGAGTGCTGCCGGTGAGGGCCGTAATCAGGATTTCGCCGGTTTCGGCTGCGCCGCCATCCACTGTATTTGCCCCCACGGCGTTGCCGCCGTTGGCGATGCCGGTCAGCGTGATCGAGGTGCCTGTGAGCGTGCCGTTGGCAATGTCGATATCGATCAAGCCGCTCGATGCAGATCCACCCTCTCCCCCGGTCACCGAACTGTCTCCGCCGGAACCCGCGCTCACCAATTGTGCCGCCGCGCCGGTCAGGTCGACCACCCCGCCGCGAAGGATGGCCAGTCCGACATCACCGCCATCGCCGATGCCACCAATCCCGCTGCCACCATTGGTCAAACCGCCGACGCCTAGCGATTGGAGCGATAGCTGGCCGGTAAGTGTCAGGCTGCTTGGCGCATCCGCTACGGCGATACCGGAGAAACCGCCGCTTGCATTGCCGCCGACAGCTGACGCGCCGCCGTCTCCCGCAAGCGCATTGCTGTTCGCCAGCAGGCTGGTGAGGCTCGCGCTACCGCCGTTGACGATGTCCAGCGTGGCGCTGCCTCCGCTCGCCGATCCTGCGGTGAAACCGGCACCCGCGACGTTCCCACCCTGGGCCGGTGCAATCAGGCTCACTCCTGCACTTGGTCCATCAAGTGTGCCGCCATCGATGGTGATCGCCGCCGATCCGCCAGAGGCTGAGCTTCCATCGCCGCCGTTGGCAGTGGATACCGAACCATTGGCAGTGGCGGCCATTGTCAGGCTGTTGGCCAGGGTGAGAGTCGAGCCGGTGCCTATGAGAAGGCTGGTTTCTCCGCCGATGACATCGCCGCCAGCGCCGCCCGTCGCATTAGCACCGAGGCCGATGGCGTCGCTCGAAATCGTCGATGCGCTCCAGCTACCGCCATTGAGCAGGTTGATTGTAGTCGAACCGCCAGCTGCATCGCCGCTATTCGCGCCGCTTCCAGCCTGCGCATTGGCAGAGAGCGAAGTCGCGCCGGTATTGATGAGATCGCCGCCATCGAGCAAGATATTCGCACCGCCGCCGAGCGCATTGCCGCCATCGCCCGAGCCGCTGGAGGATCCGGCGACGGCATTTGTGCTGATCGACAAGCTCCCGCCGGCATCGAGCGATCCATTGGTCACCGACAATCCCGCCGATCCCCCCACCGCATCGCCGCCGCTTTCCCCTGCACCAGCGTTCCCCAACAGGTCCATCGTAATGCCTGTCGCGACCGTCATGTCCCCGTCCGTCACCGTGATGCTGGCGCTGCCTCCTGTCGCATTGCCCGCCGCCGCACCGCCGGCCGTCGTCGATGTCTGGGCAGAGGCATCGCCAGTCAGGCTGCCGCCGATATCGACCGCCGAGAAATCGATCGACTGCACATCTATCGTACCACCAAAGGCCGAGCGATCGACGCCCAATCCGATAGTTGAGGAGGTGATCAGTGCGCTCGCATCAAGTGTCACGTCACCCGCAATCGAGACCGATCCGCCGCCCACACCCGTGCCGATGGAGATGCCTCCTCCGGTCGCGTCTCCAGCCACAGGTGCCACTGAAGAGACAAGCTCTGGCGCGGTCGCACTGGCGTCTACAGAAAGCGTGCCAAGCGTGCTCAGCGATCCGCCCTGCGTGGCGAGGAACTGCACTTGTCCGCCCTGCATCGCGCCATTGCCATCGAAGGTACCAAAGGTTTGATCTGTGCGGGCATAGGATTCCATCCGCACATTGCCGCGCAGGTCGATCGTTCCGCCTTCTGACAGGATTTGCGCCTGTCCGCCGGTACCCGAACCGATGTTGTTGAAGATGAAATCGAGCCCCGGAACGGCGCTTGCCGCAACCATGGTTTCGCCCAGCACAGTCAGCAACGCGTCACTAGCCACGCGAATTGATGCGAGGCCGCCGGTCGCGTCTTCCTGGCCAGTCGCTTGGGTGTTCAGTCCGAAATTTCGCGCCGAGACAAACAGGTCGCCGTCCACCAATACTTGCGGGCCGCTGCCGACATCGATGACGGCCTGCTCCCGCCCGACAAGCGACAGATCGCCAGCAAAGGTGGACGTTGCCGTGGTAGCATCGAGGTTCGTCTGATGCGTTGAAATGGCGAGCAGATTGCTGGTGGCGACGATGCCGCTCAGCAGAATATCGCCGCGCTCGCCGGGCACCTGGCTGCGCCCGTCGAAGAAAGAATCGGCCCCTTGCCGACTGTCATCGCCATCCACAGTGCGACCGCTGACATTATAATTGGCGGACAGGATAACGTCGCCGTTCACAATGGTGGCGCTGGCGGCGGGCTGGAAACCCAAATTGCCGCTGAACAGCATGGAAACGGGACCGCCGCTAAAGGCAGAGGCCTGAGTGACGCCGTAAATCACATGCTCGTCACCCGCGCCCGTGCTCGACGGTCCGCCTGATGAACCGGTGTGTGTGATCGTCTGCCCGCCAGCCGTCACACCTTGGGTAATGATGATGTCGAACAGGCCAGAGGAATGGTTGAGGAATACTGCCTCGGACGCGACATAGGCAATCGAACCATTATAAAAGGCGCTTCCCGCCATGCTGATCTGCGGCGACGCAACGATCAGGAAGCTGTCCTCCGGCCCGCCAGTGCCGGGCGCTCCTGTCAGAACCGCGCCTGCCTGGATGTCGATGGCCCCTGATGCGCCACTCATAAAAAGTGATCCGGTGCCATTGGCGAAACCGCTGATGGTAGTGATGTCGACCGCCTGCGTGGTCAGCATCAATTGCGGAACTTCGAATCGTCCGGTCGGCCCGACAATGATGCCGGTGGGCGAATAGAAAGCGACGAAACCGCCCGGTGTGGTGACGCCGAAAGGATCGGTCAGAAAAGACTGCACCAGGCCTTCGAAAAGCGCAGGGGCGTTATCCGGCCCGGGAATAATCCGGTTGAGCACAGCAAAATTGAAGTTGTTGGCGCCGTTCTGGAAAATCGCGGTGTTACCCGCCGGTAGGAAGGTTTCGGTGGTCAACAGCGACGGATCGA is drawn from Aurantiacibacter sp. MUD61 and contains these coding sequences:
- the mmsB gene encoding 3-hydroxyisobutyrate dehydrogenase; amino-acid sequence: MKIAFIGLGNMGGGMAANLAKAGHDVRAFDLSGAALAAAKEKGCETFTSASEACKGVDAVVSMLPNGEIVKAVYTSDVIGHAPEGAVLIDCSTIDVATAREVADAASAAGYPMVDAPVSGGIAAADAGTLTFMVGGSEEGFRGAEEVLKDMGKAVIHAGDAGNGQAAKICNNMLLAVQMIGTAEAFAMAQRLGLDPQTFYDISSVSSGQCWSMTSYCPVPGVGPKSPSDNDYQGGFATGLMLKDLKLAMEAAETAGMNTRIGAKAKELYEAFDAEGNGARDFSAIITEYD
- the cysN gene encoding sulfate adenylyltransferase subunit CysN, whose translation is MSQDTIYQTDALIAEDIDAYLDTHQHKTMLRFITCGSVDDGKSTLIGRLLYDSKMIFEDQLEALSNDSKKVGTQGQEIDFALLVDGLAAEREQGITIDVAYRFFNTEKRKFIVADCPGHEQYTRNMVTGASTADLAVILVDARKGVLVQTRRHSYLCHRIGIRNIVLAVNKMDLVDYDQQVFDDIVADYRAFAEEIGIESFTALPISGFKGDNITSAPSDKTPWYDGPSLVDHLESVEVLSEVAAEKPFRMPVQWVNRPNLDFRGFSGLIATGSVKPGDAVRALPSGKTCTVKSIVTYDGELDEAVAGQSVTITLEDEIDCSRGDVLCVADNPPETADQFEATLVWLNDEDLHVGRSYWLKIGTQTVSATVQQPKYRVDVNTMDHMAAKTLSLNDIGVAEVYADKNIVFEPYADSRTLGGFILIDKITNATVGAGMLNFSLRRSQNVHWQATDISREHHAGMKNQTPRVLWFTGLSGSGKSTIANEVEKKLALMNRHTFLLDGDNVRHGLNKDLGFTEADRIENIRRIGEVAKLMTDAGLIVLTAFISPFRAERQMVRDMLEDHEFIEIFVDTPLEVAEERDVKGLYKKARAGELKNFTGIDSPYEPPQKPEITVNTVEMTPEEAADYIIGQILPLK
- a CDS encoding CHAT domain-containing protein — encoded protein: MLALAGLAGLVLALPASAQEVPVSLRDSVPIGSDGLCEMQIQSPTAQDGLFYRRYAVICQDASIAVGSLAVLPSTGPEAALSALSDDGRTCREGELSNLPQGIESARAFACREEGNELNRLLIVGSANGYTYVAEGISIYQDALRLGMATLASDREIAGTVEIPLTLAADASAFARAQAEAIGPDSALEEAYRRANAGNYAEAAEFFSASADGLEGEEATEALLNTALQQSNLGNYLEAALLFIDIRSLIGEDPILTRMARNFEALDALNRERPAEAIMTLDVPLPGDAADLDALSRMELSIPLAERLAAENGNAISGATGALTELEHAQLLDAQALQIRATALRAQGRPQDARAALVQAREQLLTVRDGRVVTVLWLRAQVLGEIAEIDERAGDLGGAEALHQQAIALLESFYPGSPALVSAQAQYAGFLARNGREEQALSVYRTLVQSADSKPAASLRQLLAPYFALLAERDGQGVAEEMFAASQLMLRPGLAQTQAVLARELSAGSDEAAQLFRQSLNVSRGIEQLRVRIAQAELDANVEGAAPDSQIGDLRQQLDTLQIRQLEMQQQLAEYPRYRVVEDSRMDLASLQATLQPGEAYYKLVMLDEASYAIYAEADMARAFRIDADSDEIGSMVDTLRDSIAVDLAGQTITYPFEIQTARTLHAQLFGPVASDLNDARHLVFEPDGAMLRLPVNLLVTDDASVAAHGARMANGGDEFDYRGTAWMGRDMPITTSVSPSSFRDVRAARASDARLDYLGLGQNQPLGASPLPALARGSLGMVSDRCRWGASAWNDPIAATELRAAQDALQANGAEARLLTDAAFNDSALLGMDQLDEYRILHFATHGLVTAPASECPPRPALLTSFGGENSDGLLSFSEIFDLQIDADLVILSACNTASEGGLVASREAGISGAGDFALDGLVRAFVGAGGRTVMASHWPVPDDFNATQRLVTGVFSAAPGDTTGEALRRAQLGLMDEAQTSHPFYWAAFAVVGDGTIPVVR
- the cysD gene encoding sulfate adenylyltransferase subunit CysD, which translates into the protein MTAPLTHLQRLEAEAIHIIREVAAEADKPVMMYSIGKDSAVMLHLAKKAFYPSPPPFPLLHVDTTWKFKDMYDLRKRSAEEAGMELIVHQNPEAQERGINPFDHGPLHTDMWKTEGLKQALTMHGFDAAFGGARRDEEKSRAKERIFSFRTASHGWDPKNQRPELWNLYNAKKRKGESIRVFPISNWTELDVWQYIQLENIEIVPLYFSAPRPTFEYEGGLFMADDIERLEKVMGKRPEITTRSVRFRTLGCFPLTGAVESEASTLSEVIQETLLTTTSERQGRVIDKDAGGAGMEKKKQEGYF
- a CDS encoding helix-turn-helix transcriptional regulator, giving the protein MRIPNLGEIELLVPLHDGMFEQPMWQTFLSRLQSAANAEGAAIILQSGGDVVRLSAGEVEEANDLSELRPGRPYAPEELGAQQHAIRLTGEGGLVATLVVQRGEGGTSSLLAALAPHFGAALRVLSGLERERARSAMSAQAFARLDFGWISLDAKGRIVDSDQQAERLLRESGLLARGAYDRLVPSDPAVDRQLTGLVKAFAANPRARPRAINLSHDPWIDILVSPLRLAALAGGKDAVAVVYLRGDRSSSETRAEQLVDLFNLTPSEARMAWSMAQGLSIAEAAEEHGLTIETARNYSKKIYAKTGARGQVDLVRHVLTGVLALA